From Ptychodera flava strain L36383 chromosome 2, AS_Pfla_20210202, whole genome shotgun sequence, the proteins below share one genomic window:
- the LOC139117718 gene encoding uncharacterized protein — translation MHYFSRSREMGCCSIHRGWICIKCIRACVVETHDGESGQDSTILKKGDCVVAPWKSIMLEAKIIEISTDKEKVLKAQLMAKKGRSQVVHGHTTNRKKKHIYCLR, via the exons ATGCACTATTTCTCCAGATCAAG agAAATGGGTTGTTGTTCAATACACAGAGGATGGATATGTATCAAATGTATTAGAGCCTGTGTAGTAGAGACTCATGATGGCGAGTCTGGGCAAGACTCAACTATTTTGAAGAAAGGAGATTGCGTTGTGGCGCCATGGAAAAGTATCATGCTAGAagcaaaaataattgaaatttcaa CTGATAAAGAAAAAGTCTTGAAAGCCCAATTGATGGCAAAAAAAG GTAGATCTCAGGTTGTTCACGGACATACAACAAATCGAAAAAAGAAGCATATCTACtgtctccgatga
- the LOC139117708 gene encoding uncharacterized protein, giving the protein MEESKHRCYLIQGKNKFRCKLCGRIRSSKQRILTHLVDFHNKSPMKRVYMKYKDNPSIAVPKRTLYRHAAMAAHLESEATDVNSDIVGQSLSQESTSAENPEDELNESGSSNEVEHTSVSYTYDTSSNYVSDLSDINCDSDESTDSDVESMSASSNSYSDSEVSSSELSDESDEMLDRDTVVDTTVEDGPIYPESEIQRLCIMSCILRHNMSGSASKDMLQLMRILCPDSDNLKKMSYQDIMAASGDADIMTVHYCSICGGQFPEQPDEYLCSTEGCPGYRYKGPLSSQRKENRQPRSCFVLADVKRQLKYILEKKGNWNSVQMIKESIRQNNLPDEMTDIVDGQYYRSLCEKGNFLHDMNNVSAVFNTDGIPLYSSSNVKLWPVFLAINELPPATRFARENMILAAIWQGKNKPPFTQYLGAFSEAMVKLHDEGLVITPPGAPTPITVRMGVYLGTMDLQAKAYVLNMTMHNGQYGCSTCEEPGETVRQGKGYARTYPYRSPEQQPTIRDSHDVIYEKGTEATPAKRINGICGMTGLALMPWFDVVIGIVPDYMHGVLMGVVKTLMYKFFSLTNSNEDYFVGKHLKQISRRLLGMCPPDYIERMPRDLEKHYSHFKATELQSWLLYYCIPCLNGFLKDVYLRHLSLLCEGIHLLLGDSISEPELQRAEFLLDSFYKQYADLYKEGSCGLNVHNIGAHIVFYVRMWGPLWAWSCFPFEDWNAAVLQSVHGTGDVKKQILQMRENELKLSCVDLSRLQACKGKSYLKKMKQRGKFWTSYGKDISISGCLRTVSDLPAEHCQCILEATGLLDMTFVKKAFRVKLNDNKLYSKEYTRMTKRVCYMVRCKNGDMRKIEYFIVNVLTDHIYAFGKVVLVSDNCFICDGPRHIIRIEDTSNLVCFPVEEIAEKLFFMQVDGMKYVACMPNLVGHGILK; this is encoded by the exons ATGGAGGAGTCCAAACATCGGTGTTACTTAATACAAGGGAAAAACAAATTTCGGTGCAAGTTGTGTGGCCGCATACGTAGTAGCAAGCAGAGGATATTGACCCATCTCGTCGACTTTCACAATAAAA GTCCAATGAAAAGGGTATACATGAAGTACAAAGACAATCCATCGATAGCTGTTCCAAAACGTACTTTGTACCGGCATGCAGCAATGGCTGCGCATCTGGAGTCAGAAGCTACGGATGTGAATTCAGACATAGTTGGACAATCACTCAGTCAAGAAAGTACTAGTGCTGAAAATCCTGAAGATGAACTGAACGAAAGTGGCTCATCAAACGAGGTGGAACATACATCAGTCTCCTACACGTATGATACCTCATCCAACTATGTGAGTGACCTTTCAGATATCAATTGTGATAGTGACGAGTCAACTGATAGTGATGTTGAGAGTATGTCTGCATCATCTAACAGTTATTCAGATTCTGAAGTTTCAAGTTCAGAATTAAGTGATGAAAGTGATGAAATGTTGGACAGAGACACAGTTGTTGATACTACTGTTGAAGATGGGCCGATTTATCCTGAAAGTGAAATACAGAGACTCTGCATAATGTCATGTATTCTTCGACATAATATGTCAGGTTCAGCATCAAAGGACATGCTTCAATTGATGCGTATTCTTTGCCCTGATTCTGATAATTTGAAAAAGATGTCATATCAGGACATTATGGCTGCTTCAGGAGATGCAGACATCATGACTGTGCATTACTGTTCAATTTGTGGTGGGCAATTCCCTGAACAGCCAGATGAGTATCTATGCTCAACTGAAGGATGCCCTGGTTACAGGTATAAGGGACCCCTTTCATCTCAACGAAAAGAAAATCGTCAGCCGAGAAGTTGTTTTGTTCTGGCAGATGTCAAGAGACAGCTTAAGTacatattagagaaaaaaggtAATTGGAATAGTGTACAAATGATTAAAGAATCAATAAGGCAGAATAATTTACCGGACGAAATGACTGATATTGTTGATGGACAATATTACAGAAGCTTGTGTGAAAAGGGAAACTTTTTACATGATATGAACAATGTAAGTGCGGTGTTTAACACGGATGGTATACCATTGTATAGTTCATCTAATGTTAAGCTATGGCCAGTATTTCTCGCAATAAATGAATTACCACCGGCAACTAGATTTGCGAGGGAAAATATGATCTTGGCAGCAATTTGGCAGGGAAAGAATAAACCTCCGTTCACTCAGTATTTGGGTGCTTTCAGTGAAGCAATGGTCAAGTTACATGATGAAGGACTTGTAATAACTCCTCCCGGTGCTCCAACTCCGATAACTGTAAGGATGggagtataccttggaacaatGGATCTGCAAGCAAAGGCCTATGTCCTGAACATGACCATGCATAATGGACAGTATGGATGTTCGACCTGTGAAGAACCAGGTGAGACTGTAAGGCAAGGAAAAGGGTATGCCAGAACGTATCCATACAGATCACCAGAGCAGCAGCCCACAATTCGCGATTCACATGACGTCATATATGAGAAAGGTACAGAAGCAACACCAGCAAAACGAATAAATGGCATTTGTGGAATGACTGGTCTGGCTCTAATGCCATGGTTTGATGTAGTAATCGGTATAGTGCCAGATTACATGCATGGAGTATTAATGGGAGTTGTCAAAACGCTTATGTATAAATTCTTCTCCCTGACAAATAGCAATGAAGATTACTTTGTGGGAAAGCATTTGAAACAAATATCTAGAAGACTTCTGGGTATGTGTCCACCTGATTATATTGAACGTATGCCTCGTGATCTTGAAAAACATTACAGTCATTTTAAGGCCACTGAACTTCAATCATGGCTACTTTACTATTGCATACCATGCTTGAATGGATTTTTGAAAGATGTATATTTGCGGCACTTGTCACTTCTGTGTGAAGGTATTCATTTACTTTTAGGAGACAGTATTTCTGAGCCTGAGCTTCAACGAGCAGAATTTCTGCTTGATTCATTTTACAAACAGTATGCAGATTTATACAAAGAAGGAAGTTGTGGATTGAATGTCCACAACATTGGGGCTCACATTGTATTTTACGTTCGGATGTGGGGGCCATTGTGGGCGTGGAGTTGCTTCCCATTTGAAGATTGGAATGCTGCAGTTTTGCAATCAGTGCATGGTACAGGTGatgtaaaaaaacaaattctGCAAATGAGGGAAAATGAGCTCAAATTAAGCTGTGTTGACTTGAGCAGATTACAAGCTTGTAAAGGAAAgtcttatttgaaaaaaatgaaacagcgAGGCAAATTCTGGACATCCTATGGAAAGGATATAAGCATTTCAGGTTGTTTAAGAACTGTTAGCGACTTACCTGCAGAACATTGTCAATGTATATTGGAAGCCACTGGATTGCTTGATATGACTTTTGTGAAAAAAGCCTTCAGAGTTAAACTTAATGATAATAAGCTTTATTCTAAAGAATACACACGTATGACAAAACGGGTATGCTATATGGTGCGATGTAAAAATGGTGACATGAGAAAGATTGAATACTTTATTGTAAATGTATTAACAGATCATATTTATGCCTTTGGAAAGGTGGTTTTGGTGAGTGACAATTGCTTTATTTGTGATGGCCCTCGTCACATCATTAGAATTGAGGACACAAGTAATCTGGTGTGTTTTCCAGTGGAAGAAATAGCTGAGAAATTGTTTTTCATGCAAGTTGATGGAATGAAGTATGTTGCATGCATGCCAAATTTGGTTGGCCATGGTATCTTGAAATAG